In Nothobranchius furzeri strain GRZ-AD chromosome 19, NfurGRZ-RIMD1, whole genome shotgun sequence, the following are encoded in one genomic region:
- the clasp2 gene encoding CLIP-associating protein 2 isoform X46, producing the protein MRRLICQRICDYRSFEDNDSVDGRSSSGFKVPKVPKKPAETSAARRPSATGSKLVSKESAGAVDEEDFIKAFTDVPTVQIYSTRDLEDNLNKIREICSDDKHDWDQRCNALKKIRSLLVAGAAGYDCFYQHLRLLDGAFKLSAKDLRSQVVREACITVAHLSSVLANKFDHGAEAIVPVLFNLIPNCAKVMATSGVSAIRIIIRHTHVPRLIPLITSNCTSKSVAVRRRCYDFLDLLLQEWQTHSLERHTAVLVESIKKGIRDADSEARVEARKAYWGLRNHFPADADALYNSLESSYQRTLQSCLKSSGSVASLPQSDRSSSSSQESLNRPLSSKWSANPGRVTAGSKAGMTPVSLQRSRSDVDVNAAALAKRRHVGQAGGAGRLPPGSYSSLDDASDKTDGSRSDNGRVRAKQPLTTASSISSQVDSRGRSRTKMVSQSQRSDESDCTPGSQSANTVGAGSRSGSPGRVLTTTALSTMSSGTHRVLGGTAGDGRRRSRIPRSQGCSRDSSPTRLSVAPSSLSSNYNGASRGARGSRIPRPSMSQGCSREASRESSRDTSPVRSFTPLATRSYSRSTGALHTPDAFGAAGSGFGISQSSRLSSSVSAMRVLNTGSDVEEALADALLLGDMRSKKKPARRRYENYSMYSDDDANSDASSACSERSYSSRNGGAIPTYMRQTEDVAEVLNRCASANWSERKEGLLGLQALLKSQRTLSRVELKRLCEIFTRMFADPHSKRDSGRVYGTAESGISSASFKVFSMFLETLVDFIVVHKEDLQDWLFVLLTQLLKKMGADLLGSVQAKVQRALDVTRESFPNDLQFTILMRFTVDQTQTPNLKVKVAILRYIETLTLQMEAPDFVNSSETRLAVSRIITWTTEPKSSDVRKAAQSVLISLFQLNTPEFTMLLAALPKTFQDGATKLLQNHLKNTGNAAQAQMGSPLTRHTPRSPASWSSPVTSPTNTSQNTPSPSAFDYDTENMNSEDIYSSLKGVTEAIQNFSVRSQEDMNEPVQRREGEEGGSGTERDVMDGGRMALDNKTSLLNTPLLSSSPRLAREHFSDSPFKHGRKDASLDDSELLADDSGLDQSELVAELLKELSNHNERVEERKAALYELLKLIRENTLQVWDEHFKTILLLLLETMGDREHVIRTLALRVLREILGKQPWRFKNYAELTIMKALEAHKDPHKEVVRAAEETAAMLALSISPEQCIKVLCPIIQSADYPINLAAIKMQTKVVERIPREGLISMLPEIVPGLIQGYDNSESSVRKACVFCLVALYAVIGEDLKPHLSQLSSSKLKLLNLYIKRAQSGSSGGEPSSEGL; encoded by the exons ATCGTAGTTTTGAAGACAACGACAGCGTGGACGGACGCTCCTCCTCGGGGTTCAAGGTTCCCAAAGTTCCCAAGAAGCCTGCAGAGACGTCTGCCGCACGCCGGCCCAGCGCCACCGGCAGCAAGCTAG TTTCCAAGGAAAGTGCTGGAGCTGTGGACGAGGAGGACTTTATTAAAGCTTTTACGGATGTCCCTACTGTGCAG ATTTACTCAACACGAGACCTTGAAGACAACCTTAATAAGATTCGTGAGATTTGCTCTGACGACAAACACGACTGGGACCAGAGATGCAACGCT CTGAAGAAAATCCGCTCCCTGCTGGTGGCGGGCGCAGCCGGCTACGACTGTTTTTACCAGCATCTACGGCTTCTTGACGGAGCTTTTAAACTGTCTGCTAAGGACCTGCGCTCACAAGTGGTCCGAGAAGCCTGCATCACTGTGGC CCACCTCTCGTCGGTTCTGGCAAATAAATTTGACCACGGAGCAGAAGCAATTGTGCCTGTTCTGTTCAACCTCATCCCAAACTGTGCCAAAGTTATGGCGACCTCTGGTGTCTCAGCTATCCGCATTATTATACGA CACACCCACGTCCCCAGACTGATTCCCCTCATCACCAGTAATTGCACATCCAAGTCTGTAGCAGTAAGAAG ACGCTGTTATGATTTCTTGGACCTCCTGCTACAAGAATGGCAAACCCACTCGTTAGAAAG GCACACGGCAGTTTTGGTTGAAAGTATTAAAAAGGGAATCAGAGATGCTGACTCAGAGGCTAGAGTGGAGGCCCGCaa AGCCTACTGGGGTCTGAGGAACCACTTCCCAGCAGACGCCGACGCTCTTTACAACTCCTTGGAGTCGTCCTACCAGCGGACGCTGCAGTCCTGCCTGAAGAGCTCCGGGAGCGTGGCCTCTCTTCCCCAGAGCGATCGCTCCTCATCTTCGTCTCAGGAGAGCCTGAA CCGTCCTCTGTCTTCCAAATGGTCAGCAAATCCAGGGCGAG TCACTGCCGGTTCAAAGGCTGGGATGACGCCAGTCTCCCTGCAGCGTTCCCGCAGCGACGTAGACGTAAACGCAGCGGCCCTAGCTAAACGCCGGCACGTCGGACAGGCTGGGGGAGCGGGCCGTCTGCCCCCCGGCTCCTACTCCTCTCTGG ATGATGCCTCTGATAAAACGGATG GATCCAGGTCAGACAACG GCCGCGTTCGCGCCAAGCAGCCTTTGACGACAGCCAGCAGCATCTCCAGCCAGGTGGACTCACGAGGACGCAGCCGCACCAAGATGGTGTCCCAGTCTCAAC GTTCCGACGAATCCGATTGCACACCAG GATCTCAGTCTGCTAACACTGTTGGTG CCGGCAGTCGGAGCGGCTCTCCGGGACGAGTGCTGACGACGACGGCGCTGAGCACCATGAGCTCCGGGACCCACAGGGTTCTGGGTGGGACCGCCGGGGACGGACGCAGACGCAGCCGCATTCCCCGCAGCCAGGGCTGCTCCAGAGACTCCTCGCCCACTCGCCTGTCTGTCG CTCCTTCTAGCCTTAGTTCCAACTACAATGGCGCAAGCAGAGGAG CTCGAGGCAGCCGTATCCCTCGGCCCAGTATGAGTCAGGGCTGCAGCAGGGAGGCCAGCCGGGAGAGCAGCCGGGACACCAGCCCCGTTCGCTCCTTCACACCTCTGG CGACACGGAGCTACTCCCGCTCCACTGGAGCTCTCCACACACCTGATGCATTTGGTGCTGCAG GGTCAGGCTTCGGCATCAGTCAGTCCAGTCGTCTCTCCTCTTCGGTCAGCGCCATGAGGGTCCTCAACACCGGCTCAGACGTAGAAGAAGCTCTGGCAGACGCTCTG CTGTTGGGAGACATGAGATCTAAG AAGAAGCCAGCGCGGCGGCGGTATGAGAACTACAGCATGTATTCAGACGACGATGCTAACAGCGATGCGTCCAGCGCCTGTTCAGAGAGGTCCTACAGCTCCAGGAACGGAGGAGCCATCCCCACCTACATGAGGCAGACGGAGGACGTGGCCGAG GTGCTCAACCGCTGCGCCAGTGCCAACTGGTCAGAGAGGAAGGAGGGTTTATTAGGCCTACAAGCTCTGCTGAAGAGCCAGCGCACACTCAG tcgaGTAGAGTTAAAGAGGCTGTGTGAGATCTTCACCAGGATGTTTGCAGACCCTCACAGTAAG CGAGACTCCGGCAGGGTGTACGGCACCGCAGAATCCGGTATAAGCTCAGCCTCCTTCAAG gTGTTCAGCATGTTCTTGGAGACTCTGGTGGACTTCATCGTGGTCCATAAGGAGGACCTGCAGgactggttgtttgtcctgcTCACGCAGCTGCTGAAGAAGATGGGAGCTGACCTGCTGGGCTCGGTGCAGGCCAAAGTTCAGAGAGCTCTGGATGTCACAAG aGAATCGTTTCCAAACGACCTCCAGTTCACTATTCTCATGAGGTTCACGGTGGACCAGACACAGACGCCCAACCTCAAG GTGAAAGTGGCTATCCTAAGGTACATTGAGACGTTGACACTACAGATGGAAGCGCCGGACTTTGTGAACTCCAGTGAAACCCGACTAGCCGTCTCCCGCATCATCACCTGGACAACTGAACCCAAGAGCTCCGATGTCAGAAAG GCGGCCCAGTCGGTGCTGATCTCCTTGTTCCAGCTCAACACTCCCGAGTTCACCATGCTGCTGGCAGCGCTCCCCAAAACCTTCCAGGACGGAGCCACCAAGTTGCTTCAGAATCACCTGAAGAACACCGGAAATGCTGCACAG GCTCAAATGGGCAGCCCGCTGACGCGCCACACCCCTCGATCTCCAGCCAGCTGGTCCAGTCCAGTCACCTCGCCTACGAACACTTCCCAGAACACTCCTTCACCAAG TGCATTTGACTATGACACAGAAAACATGAACTCGGAGGACATCTACAGCTCTCTGAAAGGTGTCACAGAGGCCATCCAGAACTTCAGCGTCCGCAGCCAAGAGGACATGAATGAACCGGTTCAGCGGCGAGAAGGAGAGGAG GGTGGCAGCGGGACAGAGAGAGATGTGATGGACGGTGGCCGCATGGCTCTAGACAACAAGACCTCCCTCCTCAACAcccccctgctctcctccagcccCCGGTTAGCCCGCGAGCACTTCTCCGACTCCCCCTTCAAACACGGCCGCAAAGACGCCAGCCTGGACGACTCCGAGCTGCTCGCCGACGACAGCGGCCTGGACCAGTCGGAGCTGGTGGCCGAGCTGCTCAAAGAGTTGTCCAACCACAACGAGCGCGTGGAGGAAAGGAAGGCGGCGTTGTACGAGCTGCTGAAGCTGATCCGTGAAAACACCCTGCAGGTGTGGGACGAACACTTCAAGACCATCCTGCTGCTTCTGCTGGAGACCATGGGCGACAGAGAG CATGTGATCCGAACACTGGCTCTGCGGGTGCTGAGGGAGATTCTtggtaagcagccttggaggttcAAGAACTATGCAGAGCTCACCATCATGAAGGCCCTGGAGGCTCACAAAGATCCTCACAAAGAG GTGGTACGTGCAGCGGAGGAGACGGCGGCCATGCTGGCGTTGTCCATCAGTCCAGAGCAGTGTATCAAAgtgttgtgtcccattattcAGTCAGCTGATTACCCAATCAACTTGGCTGCTATCAAGATGCAGACGAAGGTGGTGGAGAGGATTCCCCGCGAGGGTCTGATCAGCATGCTGCCTGAAATCGTACCGGGACTCATTCAG GGTTACGATAACTCGGAGAGCAGCGTGAGGAAAGCCTGCGTGTTCTGCCTGGTGGCGCTCTACGCCGTGATAGGAGAGGACCTCAAACCGCACCTCAGCCAACTCTCCAGTAGCAAG CTGAAGCTGTTGAACCTGTACATCAAGCGCGCCCAGTCGGGCTCCAGCGGTGGCGAGCCCTCGTCGGAGGGTCTTTAG